The Coffea arabica cultivar ET-39 chromosome 3c, Coffea Arabica ET-39 HiFi, whole genome shotgun sequence genome contains a region encoding:
- the LOC140037978 gene encoding uncharacterized protein, which yields MPRSSRTGDLIFDPEVEKTARRTRKETRQLREEHSSAASPRPEPGVDPTDSFGDTSSDFGQEGGTMANARTLRELAAPNLNQQPLCITFPTLNDNTPFELKSGLIQLLPSFHGLSGEEPYKHLQEFDVVCNSMKLPGISEEQIKIRAFPFSLKDSAKDWLYYLPPGSITTWDQLQRKFLEKYFPVSRAASLRKEICGAKQHPGESLYEYWERFNNLCHKCPQHQISEELLIQYFYEGLLSRDRSIIDAASGGTLADDLSVNRGDGREFTTIRQLAVKNASQARVCGICTGHSADMCPMIQEETAEQVNMADRAPAPRKQYDPYSSTYNPGWRDHPNLSYGGNRQSNFTPNRQSNFMPNKPTGYQQQYQPRLPPPPSSSPSLEEMMKQMMTTMAQNQQRTEATITQNQQRTDSEMQDIRNQISQMATTINRLNSQNQGRLPSQPELNLKNVSAMTLRSGKEIQGPELVTPKDKDEEKIEKELQAENTSTKNPVVLPDPIIDVKTDPPPFPCRLEKPKKQDKEKEILEVFRKVEINIPLLDAIKQVPKYAKFLRDLCVNRKRLRGDERIIVGENVSAVLQRKLPPK from the exons ATGCCTcgatcttctcgtacaggtgatttgatttttgaccctgaGGTAGAGAAGACCGCGCGTAGAACGAGGAAGGAAACCAGACAGCTCAGAGAGGAGCACTCCAGTGCTGCATCTCCGAGACCTGAGCCAGGAGTTGACCCAACAGATTCGTTTGGTGACACTTCAAGTGACTTTGGCCAGGAGGGAGGAACCATGGCTAATGCAcgaacattaagggagttggctgccccTAATTTAAATCAGCAGCCTCTATGCATTACCTTCCCCACCTTAAATGATAACACTccatttgaactaaaatctggtcTGATTCAGCTTTTACCCTCTTTTCATGGTTTATCAGGTGAAGAGCCGTATAAGCATCTGCAGGAATTTGATGTCGTGTGCAACAGTATGAAGCTCCCGGGGATCTCAGAAGAGCAAATAAAAATACGGGCATTCCCTTTCTCATTGAAAGACTCTGCAAAGGACTGGTTATACTACCTGCCACCAGGTAGCATTACCACGTGGGATCAGTTGCAGAGAAAATTTCTAGAGAAATACTTTCCTGTATCCAGGGCGGCAAgtctaaggaaagaaatttgcGGGGCTAAGCAGCACCCAGGGGAGTCACTCTATGAGTATTGGGAGCGGTTCAATAATTTGTGCCATAAGTGCCCCCAGCACCAGATAAGCGAGGAGCTGCTCATACAGTATTTTTATGAGGGGCTCCTTTCCAGAGACAGGAGCATaattgatgctgcaagtggagggaCACTG gctgacgacCTGTCAGTTAATAGAGGGGATGGCAGAGAATTCACAACAATTCG GCAACTGGCTGTGAAAAATGCATCACAAGCCAGGGTATGCGGGATTTGCACTGGTCACTCTGCAGACATGTGCCCAATGATTCAGGAAGAAACTGCAGAACAGGTGAACATGGCTGACCGCGCGCCCGCGCCAAGGAAGCAGTACGACCCTTACTCAAGCACCTACAACCCAGGGTGGAGAGATCATCCCAACCTCAGTTATGGAGGGAATAGGCAATCCAACTTTACACCGAACAGACAGTCTAACTTTATGCCAAATAAGCCAACAGGGTATCAGCAGCAATACCAACCCCGACTACCTCCGCCCCCAAGCTCTAGTCCATCTTTGGAGGAGATGATGAAACAAATGATGACAACCATGGcgcaaaatcagcaaaggacggagGCAACCATTAcgcaaaatcagcaaaggacggacTCCGAAATGCAGGATATAAGGAATCAGATAAGTCAAATGGCCACAACAATCAACCGTTTGAATTCCCAGAACCAAGGAAGGTTGCCATCCCAACCTGAACTGAACCTGAAGAACGTAAGTGCAATGACTTTAAGGAGCGGGAAGGAAATTCAAGGGCCCGAACTCGTGACTCCAAAGGATAAGGATGAAGAGAAGATTGAGAAAGAACTTCAGGCAGAGAATACAAGCACCAAAAATCCAGTGGTACTCCCTGACCCGATCATAGATGTTAAAACTGATCCCCCTCCATTTCCTTGCAGGTTGGAGAAACCAAAGAAGCAGGACAAAGAGAAAGAGATCCTAGAGGTGTTCCGCAAGGTAGAGATCAATATCCCCTTATTAGACGCCATCAAACAAGTGCCgaaatatgcaaaatttttgAGGGACCTATGTGTCAACCGAAAGCGGCTGAGGGGAGACGAAAGGATCATTGTTGGGGAGAATGTGTCAGCAGTTCTCCAAAGAAAGCTTCCACCAAAGTGA